In one Rutidosis leptorrhynchoides isolate AG116_Rl617_1_P2 chromosome 8, CSIRO_AGI_Rlap_v1, whole genome shotgun sequence genomic region, the following are encoded:
- the LOC139861495 gene encoding uncharacterized protein, translating to MNSRKPISCLVYLSHIITFLFSSGFIVIFLATGTTISASYDGNETDHMALLSFKKMITRDSHGVLNSWNTSFHFCDWSGVSCGKRHRRVTAIQLISQGLEGSLSPHVGNLTFLRLFELANNSFKGSIPQDLGRLSRLRVLALQRNQFNGVIPTNLSGCSNLEQFFLHRNQLVGSIPKEVSLLSKLTYLSLYENNLTGGMPSSLGNLTSMHVFSVQSNPLGGNIPDALGSWKSLGQFEAGECKLDGTIPRSLYNLSFLTELYLATNQLSGTIPPDIGATLPNLDFLQLYDNQLSGFLPPSISNCSKLRIFQIDINNIRGTVTIDFGKLSDISKINLGDTNLHGRAEAGEMKFIDSLKNCSKLKSFSIFNCIFEGALPGSIGNLSNQIEILDVGTNMLSGNIPSEIGNLVGLGSLQLSQNQFTGKIPSVIGNLQNLQYLTLFQNQLSGWIPDAIGNLSKLGTLSLSINVLEGHIPSRLGNCRQLSELYLHENKLSGSIPKEILQLSSLTLTLNLSHNNLSGSVPAEVGDLNMLSYLDFSDNRLSGNIPSSLGGCTSLTFLSLKGNLFQGMIPSSLSSLRGLETLDLSHNNLSGEIPQFFERFSLQYLNLSFNDFEDEVPVVGVFANSSAFSILGNSRLCGGLVELGLPKCKLTKKHNGQKFPLFVIFILIGSGLISILSFVYLCCKRKRKDLVPQSSLMNGRLLKFSYGQLLKATNGFSEANLIGKGGFSSVYKGTLDEDDKLVAVKVLHLQNRGADRSFRAECEVWRSIRHRNLLKIITSCSSVDFQGNDFKALVYEFMPNGSLHDWLHSSESYTSRLNLVQRINILINIAYALDYLHNHCIPSIVHGDLKPSNILLDEDMVAHVGDFGLARFLGTDLSLNSSSIIKGTIGYAPPEYGLRNEMTISGDIYSYGILLLEVMTGKRPTDDTFKDGLSLHNFAHMALPDHVSDIIDGELLNLHHEDYVNARSRLSNAKIIEECVALTVKIGVSCSVDSPSQRMNIKNVVNELQHILDAIQRT from the exons ATGAATTCAAGGAAACCAATATCCTGCTTAGTATATTTATCTCATAttattacttttctgttttcttctGGTTTTATTGTTATATTTCTTGCGACTGGCACCACCATCTCAGCTTCCTATGATGGAAACGAGACCGATCACATGGCGTTGTTATCGTTCAAGAAGATGATCACACGAGATTCACATGGAGTTTTAAACTCATGGAACACCTCTTTCCATTTCTGTGATTGGAGTGGTGTTTCATGTGGAAAACGGCATAGAAGAGTGACTGCTATACAACTGATTTCGCAAGGTCTCGAAGGTTCTTTGTCTCCTCATGTAGGAAACCTTACCTTCCTTCGTCTATTTGAACTTGCAAACAACAGTTTTAAAGGAAGCATCCCTCAAGACCTGGGTCGTTTATCCAGACTACGCGTCCTTGCTCTTCAGCGAAACCAATTTAACGGAGTCATTCCAACTAACTTGTCTGGTTGTTCCAATCTTGAACAGTTTTTTCTCCATAGAAACCAGCTAGTTGGAAGCATACCTAAGGAGGTTAGTTTGCTCTCGAAACTTACTTATCTTTCACTTTACGAAAATAACTTAACTGGTGGAATGCCATCTTCTTTGGGGAATCTCACATCGATGCATGTGTTCTCAGTTCAGTCAAATCCTTTGGGTGGGAATATTCCGGACGCCTTAGGCAGTTGGAAAAGTTTGGGACAATTTGAGGCTGGAGAGTGTAAACTGGATGGAACGATCCCTCGTTCCCTTTATAACCTCTCGTTTCTAACCGAATTGTATTTGGCTACGAATCAACTTAGCGGTACTATTCCACCCGACATTGGTGCAACTCTCCCAAATCTTGATTTCCTTCAATTATACGACAACCAACTCAGTGGATTTCTTCCACCCTCGATATCTAATTGTTCGAAATTAAGAATATTTCAaattgatatcaataatattagaggGACGGTGACCATTGACTTTGGAAAATTAAGTGATATTTCTAAAATAAACTTAGGTGATACCAACCTCCATGGACGCGCAGAAGCTGGTGAAATGAAGTTTATCGATTCGTTGAAAAACTGCAGCAAATTAAAGTCGTTTAGTATTTTTAATTGCATTTTTGAAGGAGCTCTTCCAGGATCCATTGGTAATCTTTCAAATCAAATCGAAATCTTAGATGTAGGAACGAATATGTTATCTGGAAACATCCCTTCAGAAATAGGTAATCTGGTTGGATTAGGCAGTTTACAATTATCACAAAATCAATTCACAGGAAAAATACCTTCTGTTATTGGTAACCTTCAAAATCTACAATATCTTACTCTATTCCAGAACCAACTTTCAGGGTGGATCCCAGATGCAATCGGAAACTTATCGAAATTAGGTACTCTGTCTTTATCTATCAATGTACTCGAAGGCCATATTCCATCACGCCTAGGAAACTGTCGCCAATTATCAGAATTGTACCTTCATGAAAACAAACTAAGCGGCAGCATACCGAAAGAAATTTTACAACTTTCATCGCTAACGCTAACGTTAAATCTATCTCATAACAATTTGTCTGGTTCAGTTCCAGCAGAGGTTGGAGACCTCAATATGTTGAGTTATCTAGATTTTTCGGATAATCGTTTATCGGGTAACATACCTAGTAGCCTTGGTGGTTGCACTAGCCTTACATTTTTATCCCTTAAGGGAAACTTATTTCAAGGCATGATACCATCGTCGTTAAGTTCTCTTAGAGGACTGGAAACGCTTGATCTTTCTCATAATAATTTATCGGGCGAAATTCCACAGTTCTTCGAACGATTCTCGTTACAATATTTGAACCTATCCTTTAATGACTTTGAGGATGAAGTACCGGTAGTAGGAGTGTTTGCTAATTCAAGTGCGTTCTCGATTTTGGGCAATAGTAGGCTTTGTGGTGGCTTAGTTGAACTTGGGTTACCCAAATGCAAGTTGACGAAGAAACATAATGGACAAAAGTTTCCTCTTTTTGTGATATTTATTTTGATTGGGTCCGGACTCATCAGCATATTAAGTTTCGTGTACCTTTGTTGTAAAAGGAAAAGAAAGGACCTAGTGCCTCAATCATCATTGATGAATGGGCGACTCTTGAAATTTTCATACGGTCAGCTTCTGAAAGCTACCAATGGCTTCTCGGAAGCCAACTTGATTGGTAAGGGTGGGTTTAGTTCTGTTTATAAAGGAACACTCGATGAAGATGACAAATTGGTTGCAGTCAAAGTATTACATCTTCAAAACCGAGGAGCAGATAGAAGCTTTAGAGCGGAGTGCGAAGTATGGCGGAGTATTCGACATCGCAATTTGTTGAAGATAATAACCTCATGTTCAAGTGTTGACTTTCAAGGAAATGATTTCAAAGCTTTGGTTTATGAGTTCATGCCCAATGGAAGTTTACATGATTGGCTTCATTCAAGTGAAAGTTATACATCTAGACTCAACCTTGTTCAAAGAATAAATATTCTCATCAACATCGCATATGCACTTGATTATCTTCACAATCACTGCATACCAAGCATTGTTCATGGTGACTTGAAGCCAAGCAACATTCTACTTGATGAAGATATGGTGGCCCATGTTGGAGACTTTGGTCTAGCTCGATTTCTTGGAACAGATTTAAGCTTAAACAGTTCATCTATCATCAAAGGAACAATTGGTTATGCACCTCCAG AGTATGGTCTTAGAAATGAGATGACAATCAGTGGGGATATCTATAGTTACGGAATATTATTATTGGAAGTGATGACGGGTAAAAGGCCGACAGATGACACATTTAAGGATGGTCTTAGCCTTCATAATTTTGCTCACATGGCCTTACCGGATCATGTAAGTGATATTATCGACGGGGAACTTTTAAATCTTCATCATGAGGATTATGTCAATGCGAGAAGTAGGCTTTCAAATGCAAAGATTATAGAGGAATGTGTGGCTTTAACTGTGAAGATCGGAGTATCATGCTCTGTGGACTCCCCATCTCAACGGATGAATATCAAAAATGTTGTCAATGAATTGCAACATATTCTGGATGCAATTCAACGTACTTGA